Proteins encoded within one genomic window of Acinetobacter sp. YWS30-1:
- the tusA gene encoding sulfurtransferase TusA: protein MSEAEITPSLQLNTRGLRCPEPVMMLHQAIRKSKAGDVVEVFATDNSTSWDIPKFCMHLGHELLLQEERLDENGNKEFHYLVKKGG from the coding sequence GCCGAAATTACGCCAAGCCTGCAATTGAATACCCGTGGATTACGCTGCCCTGAGCCAGTGATGATGTTGCATCAAGCCATCCGTAAGTCTAAAGCTGGTGATGTAGTTGAAGTTTTTGCTACGGATAATTCAACTTCTTGGGATATTCCAAAATTCTGTATGCACCTTGGCCATGAACTGCTGCTTCAAGAAGAACGTCTGGATGAAAATGGCAATAAAGAGTTCCATTATCTGGTGAAAAAAGGCGGTTAA